A genomic region of Lytechinus pictus isolate F3 Inbred chromosome 2, Lp3.0, whole genome shotgun sequence contains the following coding sequences:
- the LOC129254245 gene encoding protein C19orf12 homolog isoform X2 — MPISAEELVRLLAILAEEENMKVTVKETLKGGAMAGAGAVIGGMCGGPMGLAVGGAVGGAFGAWMTKGKFKSVPEILLTFNQYQRDSLYNHFRASFEGMEAQDFDKLSRLVTESASMRGLVMDSLRGFFNEQMRMQVVD; from the exons ATGCCGATTTCAGCAGAAGAACTTGTCAGACTTTTGGCAATTTTAGCCGAGGAAGAAAATATGAAG GTGACAGTGAAAGAGACATTGAAGGGAGGAGCTATGGCAGGTGCTGGTGCTGTTATAGGTGGAATGTGTGGAGGACCTATGGGACTAGCAGTTG GTGGTGCTGTTGGTGGTGCATTTGGAGCATGGATGACAAAGGGAAAGTTCAAATCAGTCCCCGAGATCCTTCTCACTTTCAACCAGTATCAGCGTGATTCACTTTACAATCATTTCCGTGCCTCTTTTGAGGGCATGGAAGCCCAGGATTTTGATAAACTGAGCAGGCTTGTGACGGAGAGTGCCTCTATGAGGGGGCTGGTGATGGACAGTCTCAGAGGATTCTTTAATGAGCAGATGAGGATGCAGGTTGTGGATTGA
- the LOC129254245 gene encoding protein C19orf12 homolog isoform X1, with product MPISAEELVRLLAILAEEENMKVTVKETLKGGAMAGAGAVIGGMCGGPMGLAVGGALGGAYARWRYKGKHEVVADVLRGLDEKQHEELNGQFKDILEDYPEDDFMKMTRRLNEDGELRERMRLKLKSFITDTLKRQLIEEYKQRGKAD from the exons ATGCCGATTTCAGCAGAAGAACTTGTCAGACTTTTGGCAATTTTAGCCGAGGAAGAAAATATGAAG GTGACAGTGAAAGAGACATTGAAGGGAGGAGCTATGGCAGGTGCTGGTGCTGTTATAGGTGGAATGTGTGGAGGACCTATGGGACTAGCAGTTG GGGGTGCCCTTGGTGGTGCATATGCAAGATGGCGGTATAAGGGTAAGCATGAGGTAGTTGCAGATGTTTTGAGAGGTCTGGATGAGAAGCAGCATGAAGAGCTAAATGGACAGTTCAAGGATATCCTTGAAGATTACCCTGAAGATGATTTCATGAAGATGACCAGAAGGTTAAATGAAGATGGTGAGCTGAGGGAGAGGATGAGATTGAAGCTTAAATCTTTTATCACAGACACATTAAAGCGACAACTCATAGAGGAGTATAAACAGAGAGGAAAGGCTGATTAA